Genomic segment of Populus nigra chromosome 6, ddPopNigr1.1, whole genome shotgun sequence:
cattacaaatttttttttaaaaaaccaatcacTACCTCACTTATTTTTATACTCGGCAGGTTAGAAACATCGCAAAAGCCTGTCAAATGCATTGCATCTGTAAAGACTATTTTCTTGTGGACTGAATACAGTCAGTCACACCTGGCTGCATAATGTCGGCAAATGAGATATACGCAATCCATGCACAGTCTTCCTTTTCATATCCAATCCCAACTAATCAGGggatttttcttaatattcctGGTCCCATTTTGAAAAAGGTCAGAGATTTTCCAgaaatttccaagaaaaatttcTGAAAGTAGCTGATCATTTTCTGGGAGTCTCTACAATAAagaaagcagaaaaaaaaaaaatactccttTCATTTCCCTTTCCCTCTCTTGTTCTTTAATCTTCCAAaagttgatgaaaaaaaatactcctTTCATTTCCCTTTCCCTCTCTTGTTTGGACTCTAGATTTCATGGTGGTTgatgaaaaaaacatcattaataataataataaaaaaaagttggtgGTGATGGTTAATTGTTGGACTGCTGAGAGAAAGAAGACTTAAGAGAGCTAATGAATAGGGTAAATGTCATATAtagttgaaataataaaaatagttttaaaatcatgattttaatatattttacttgattatagtttcattttattaatttttgagtttttaaaataatttcacatgttaaatatatattcacttgtaaaagttttatgatttaactcttaattttaacaatattgTTCATAAaactttaccaaaaaaaaatcaattttttataattatttacaaatttgctattaatttttatttaatgaataaaaatctcaagtaCATTTAAACACCCCTACACTGCTTTAACATCTCCAGCTCTAGTACTGGAGTTGGCCCCGGCTATACTGATCAACTGTAAATTCAAGAGGTTGTAAGGgcttttcaaaaaagaaacagTTGCTCGTTAGCAAGATTTACAGTCTGTTTGtaaatttgtttgttattaaagtgttttttatttataaaaatattaaaataatattttttaatattaatatattaaaataattaagaaaacataatttcaatttcattattaaaaaaatttattttatagccgAGTTAAGAATGCGCCCATATGCTTTTAGCCTAAAGTGTACacaatttgaaagattaatataatattagttGTCAAAACAATCTCGCATCGCTATCATCGCGTAACAAGGAATTCAAGTTGAAGGaaactgcaaaaaaaataaataaaaaatatcgagCAAATTGATAAAGAAATCGGTACCCAAAACCCGTATATGGCTTAGTTAAGAATGAGGTTTGACTTGGTCTAATAAGATCTCATATAATTTGCTCTGCATTGAATTCTCCTCTCGTTGAAAGGGATATCTCAGTATGGTATtgactctttatttatttatttatttatttttattttagttttttttagtaattcggggtgttcgggccagcttaTGCGCACCATAACTAATCTCTGgatccactgaacaccctgcaagcccagtaaaCATATAAGATACCGCGAGGGTAACAAACATGCACGCTAAGACTCGAATCCAAATAAAACTTGTCTCTGTCGCTGGGCTACAAGCCCTAGTTGGactctttatttaattatatatagaaagagagtgagagagagagagagagagtgagagccGAAATAAAATGGAATAACGAGGTAATTACAGGCAGTATAATTCCTGACTATTCACAGACCTCATGTAAGTGGACAGCATCTCCTCGCCCTTGTATACACGTCTCAAAACATTGCCACACATAACACACATATAGCAAGCTTACATGCAACCTCGACattatttgtaaataaaacAGGAAGAGTTTGAATTAGAGAAGAATCGTAGGATCAGGAATATGGTGAGGGAGAGAAAGGCAAGCGAAGGTGAAGGAAGAAAAGGTAAGCAATGATGGAAACATGAAAGATGGAGGAGGCTGAATCACTCCATGGAGTTCGGAGAGCTCGAAAACGATACCCTGGAGTGCGGCAGCGGCCGTCAGGGCATTGGGCGGCAGAGATAAAAGACACAATTCAAGAGATTAGAGTGTGGTTGGGGACTTATGATACAGCTGGGGAAGCCGCAAGAGCTTATGATGACGAAGCAGCTTGCTTGCTTCGTGGAGCTAATACTCGAACAAAAATTTCTGGCCTTGCTCCCCATCTTCTCGTTCAAAGCCAGCTCTTCCCCTAAAGATTGTCAACATTCTGTTACTTAGGCTTAAAGCTAGAAACAATGCCTTGATACCAACTACCGCTTTTCCTGTTAACCAAGAGGAGCAAAAAGCAAGAGAAGTGGAAGAAATTAAATCAGTTCGATCACTTCTTCGAAATGCCTGGAGATTTCATCATTGTTGAAAATAGTGATACCGCAAATAGCACTGCTGATACTATGACTACTAGTGATCACCTGAGTGGTTGCTTTGAATCTAGTTATACCACAGGAGATCATAGGAACACATGGCGCATTTGAAGTAGATGATAACTGGAGTAATGTTGATGGCAATGGTCAAAGTGGACAGCAAGAAGggagaggagaagaagagatTGATATGAGGCtgattgattttcaatttgatgaTGCATTAGGATCATCTTGCTACCATCCTCCATTTGACATAGCACAGGAGATGATGGAGCCAATGGAGCAGGAACATAACGGGGACGAGCCACCAATGCTAGGAGAGATCATGAAAGCATGAACGCAAGTTCACGGCTTCTCTTTATGCCTATAATGGGGTATCCGAATGTTTAAGGCTGGCATTCAGATCAGGAGTGCCAGCAGTGGCAACTTGTGGATATGATTTGCCCTCTAACCTTAGAATCAACAGTAATAACAACgaagaggaagagaaaaggGATGGAAAGGGAAAATATGTCGAAGAGGAGGTCCAAGAAGTCGTTGGGATTCCACATGCACCACCAGCAAGGTCGTCTTCTTCTCCCTCTTCATTGAGCAAGGAAGGTTGTGAATTATCTCTTTGGAGCTCGCTGGATCTTCCTCCTATCTGCTTCAATATTATTTAGGGGATATTGATCATAAAATAAGCTAATAGTGTCGGTGCTATTTTTGTAGCAACTTAGCCTGGATTCTTCATGTTTCATTAAGCAACAAAATAAGCGACAATTGCAGTTCAGCGTTGCTTCTTTTTGGTTCATGATACAATGCAGGGATCAATAACGAATCAAATTCTAATTGAAGGCATGACGCCATGCTTGAGGCGCCAGGTTTGCTAACCCTCTTGGATTATTGAGTTGTATCCCCCATGTGCAAGAATTAAAGCAGAACAAACAGCTCTGCTAGAAGGAGGAGGTCGCTTGCCTCCAGAAATAAGCTAGGTGGTTAATCACTTGTATAATTACACTGTACTTTCATTTTCATATTCTAATTACAATAAGATTTAGGAACCAAACCCAAGATTGGTCCTCTCATTCCACAATATGCTTGAGCATATCCATTGCTCCCGTAATATCAATAAGCCTAATTTTTAAACCAATCGGGAGGTTAAGCATCATTAATAGCTTCTTTTATTGGTTTGAATCATGATTAATATCTGCCTCTTCAGTTTTTCAAAGGTGGTTTGAGTTAAAAATAGTCAGGATACTAGGCGTGTGGTCATGATCCTCTAATAGATTTCCCGCAGGATCTTCTCAATCTGCTCAACTTTCCGTACACTCAAGATTTGTATGACCTAATTAGTAAGATAAAGAAGCTACTTAACTTTAATTAATGTGATGATCCGAGACTTTTCCTAGTCTTGGTGCAGATTGTCAAAAGTTTAGTTCCTTCCATTTACCTAAATCATATTTATGGAACGTTGCCACCTTGCTTTACAACTTTAGCTAGAGAAAGTGAGGGAGAGAATTTAAGATGTTTCTGTTTGGTACCAAGTTCAACACTAAATTAATGGCTACAGAGCATATTCAATAatgctgtattttttttttttggcaaaggTGCATGATTTAAAAGAGGTGATGACATTGTGGGGATAAAAAGGAACATCTAGGAGCATAAAATAGAAATGCAAATATTCATGTGACAGATTCTGAGACATTAGCATGACAGGCAAACAATCTGAGATAGACAGATTCATTTTATTTCCTTCGTCATGGCCAACTATCTAACCAATCCTTCTTTTTTCCAGCCTTAGTGTAACTTTGAATTTCTTTCCCCTTCTGTCCACACCCACTAGCCGGGCCACTGCATCTGTTGGGATTGTTTTCACCGCATTATGGTACAACATGAGCCATCTTGGCATCCATTAAcgatcaagaaaaaagaattcagTTTGTCATTTCCAATGGTTGGTTTTAGTATTATAATATCTCGTGAATGTTGAACATGCCATGCCTGAAAGTAAATGtcatgaacacacacacacacacacgcgtATCTGTTTTATCTCTACCTGAACCAGCAGCAATACATGATTAGAAATTAGATCGAATtcgaatttttttgttataccaTTCATGAAAAGGGTTTAAACCATTGAAATGCTCTAATTGAGGCACTGCAATCATGGTTTTGCTTAGGAAAGCAGCGATATAACCCGAGGATCCTTAGCTCTCCATGGGGATTGCTTAAGGTTGTTTTGATCTAGCAATGCTGCCCATGAGTGATTTAcgagttacaaaaaaaaaacctcatttctTTGTGTTAGAAATGCAGGACACGCCAGCTAACAACTCCATGAACAATTTCTTCGGGTAGAAAGAGAACGAAAATGTcatcaaaagaaatattaaCCCTTTGGACAATGATCTTGGACAAGATGTGGCTGGAATTAACTGACCATGCGTGCTGCTTTCGTTTGATCATTTTGGTTGCAGTAATATAGTCTCCTCATTGTCCAAAGGGTGAGAACTACTCCAAACCATTGATTCAGCTCATGAAAAATGTGTTCATGTATCTCACTGATTAGCAGATCCAGAGGGTGTTTGAATAATCACGCTTTTAAGTGATTGTCCTCTGCCACTTAATCGGGAAACTTTATCTTCTAACCGCCCTCTCCttcagagagacagagagagctCCTCCTCAACCCCATTTGCATAGTTTTTTCCGTATTTAAGTTGCATCATAGAATACATCGTGTCCTGCttttatttttgggtccccGAATCAATATTCAAAGCTTCTCTTGCCTGCCTCTTGCCTTCTTCCACCTCTGAACTTTTTGACATTGATAATGGTCGAAACCATGTGTTAACTACCAAAGCTTACATCATCGGTTTTTCTATACCATGTGGATTCGTTTATACTGTTGGATTTACATGCCTTTCTCTCTTTATCTGTCTCCTTCCTAGGAGGCCTATCTTCCCCGTAGCCCCCTGATTGAGACCTGCACACTTTCTTTAATCTTATATAAcggtcaaacaaaaaaaaaaagatttacagTGCCAATATGGTAGACTAGGAATCATTAATCTCTGGTGTGAAATCATGATGCCTAGAGGAAAAGGATGGAGTTATATTAACAAGAATTATTAAGACTATGAAATCATCTTGGTAAGAACATGTTTTTTGGGGAATGCAACCAATCACAATTGGTCTTTTTCATTCAGCTCAATAATAGAAAATGGAGAAATGAAAGCAatacaagattttaaaaaacccaTCATCACAACTTTTATGGTAAGAGTGGtgatagaattttattttttttgggagtCTAATTCAGTGAAGATAATTACAAACTTCCGAATCAAAGTAAACGAGTTGAGTAAAACTTCTTTCCTCTAGACAGGCAGTTGCACTGTGACACCATGGTTCAGCAAGGAATATCATGGTGCCACATGTCTGCCTTACTGTAACTTGGAAACTGTGATTGTTTGACCAATCTTCTGTTTTTGTCAATATCTTGGAGTCTTGAAGGATTCATATAAACAAGAGCAGTGGACGATGTTAGTGGGCATGATGTGGTCcagatttataagaaaaaaaaatggtttgaaTTATCCTAGGCTCCACACTAATGATATTGTCCCATCACCACATTCCAACAATGTTTATCcttaaaaatatttggaaagACCCACCTTCCCAAGTGCATGAATGGCCCCCAATCTCATCCCCACCTCCATTAATCATGTTAACAAAAGTTTAGGCAAAAGGGGAGGCCGAAGGTAAGAATAAATACCATGTGAACAGATCATggctagaaaaaaacaaaaacaaatacagcGTTGAGGTGGTCCTTTTGTATTCGAGGATAGTTTTGGTGATACTGATCTTTACCACCTGATAGAATTAGCTTTTGTTTATGGTGAATAGGCAGGGGATAAGCGATTTCCCACGCCCATGTATCATGCATGTATGTTCAATACCGACCGCAGAAAGAGAGGGGAGAGGGAGGAACAGAACATTCGCATTCATAATAACCCTACAGATGTCAAAGGATATTAGACACACAACACATCATGAGGAATGAGGAGGTCTGGATATCCCCTTCCATACCAGGCAACTTTTGCAAAAGAGTCCATAAAAGCGTTGTTGGTAGATGTAAGCATCATTCAAGAAGAAAAACCACCTCTGGTTTGGTTGTGTAATTAGGATTGTCGGTAGATAAACACACCATTCAAGAATTAGGGCCTGGAATTGGGATTTCTTTGAATTTGCACAAGGGCTTTACTTGTAGGCAGGCAGTAGGCACACAGCACAAGCAAGAAGTAAACTGGGTAGCTCGGTTTGCTTGTGCTTCTGTCATGTCTCCAAGCCCTCACCACTTTTTGGTCCGCCAAGTGGTCCCAATAGATGAAACATGGCTACAATTTAGTCCGAGTCCATTCATCTAATGCAAGTGGATGGCAATGATGAGGATGATCAACAAGATGATGCTAAAATACTCAGCAGTAAATAAGGAGaagggaaaaagaaataaattgtaAGATATAAAGGACATGAAAGTCCAGTAGCTATCAGCTGACAATAATTTCCTCCTAATAAAATGTATGCTTTTCCTCACCCCATTTGACTTCAAATCAGAATCAGGAAAGaagagggtaaaaaaaaaaaagagaggtgaGGATAGTTTTATGGAAAAAGAGTGACTGCTAGTCAATGCATCATAAAGGGTATATCAGTAGCCCTACTAACCTTAAGATATGCTTTGTACACACACAGATTGCAATAACTACAAAACATCCTTACCCATTTTATGAGTGGGGCCTTTTAACTTTCTTTAAAGCCAGCCCAGACACCCTCCTTTGAACTTCACTACTTCGGCAACATTAAACCCCTCTTCAGAACCAGACACAAAGAACCTCAGGAGCTAAAACCCaaactcctctctctctctctctctctctctctctctctctctctgccttAACTACAGTTCCTTCTGAGACACTCTAGCATTGATATCTGCAAAAGGAGCCCAtgtcttctctttccttttgcTTCTCATGAGAAGCAAAGTCCTTTTTTCTCACCGTGTTTTGTTTCGCTCTCTCACAACGAAGTCATGGAAGAGACAGAAGAGTCCAGTGGTAACAAGAAATGCACCACCAAGACCAGGACTTTCAGAGGAAGGACCAACACTCACAAGCATCATTATCACCAGTATCAGTATCAGTATCAGTATCAATATCACTATCACTATCAGCACCAACTCTTGCAATACTCAAATCAATATGGTTTCTTTAACCATAACCAGTACCCGGGTTACTACCCAGCTCTTCTTCCTTTACCTCCACCAATACCTCTCCAACTTGCTCTAACACCGCCTCTCCCTCAAAACCATAGCTTTATATCGAAAACCCAGTTGCAGAAACCTTTATGCAAGCTAAATaacccccctccccctcccccctcCCCCGCTCCTCCTACCTCCTCTGATACCAAAGGCCCAGCTGTTACAACTTCACCAGGTAACATTACTAATCTGAAACCACCTTCTGTTTCGtaatttttttcagttatttcttGTTGTTCTTGTGATACCATTATATGCATGTATGTCCCTTGGaagtttatatttattgtttctgTCCAAGGACTCTAGAGAAGTACTTGTGTTCTTTTGCTTTGAGCTTTTATACTACCGAGTTATTAAATTATGACAGCTCTTTCATTTTAATCTCCTTGGGTACATTAAAGTAGTATAGAGTTATCAGCAATGAGGAATCTAATTATTTACAAAAGGAGAATAATGAAGATATTTAATCTAATTGCCAAacagattttttcttttacttaaaataaataggACTCAAATGCTATaatgttctttattttattgtagcTCAGATCTTTTTAACCATTTCTAGATGATCTAGTATGAGACCAAACCATACCCAAGTGGTTGAATTTAGTTCCATTGACTTACGGATAGTTTTCACCATGTATGAACAGCTTTTGAGGGGCTTCAACAACAGAAGAATCGGCCTCTTAAAGGAGATGGTGGAAGGAAAGTCATGAGTGCCACCACACAATCACTAGTGGTTGCAAGGAGACCAGATTCTGGTGGTGTGGAAGGATCAGTTATTACTCTCCTTGCCAACCATTTCCCTGTTCAATTCGACTCCTCGCAACGAATTTTCCATTACAATGTGGAAATTTCTCCTAATCCTTCCAGGGAGGTTGCCCGGATGATCAAGCAAAAACTAGTGAAGGAAAATTCAGCTGTGCTCTCTGGTGCTCTTCCAGCCTACGATGGCCGAAAAAGTCTTTACAGTCCTGTTGAATTCCAAAAGGATAGGCTTGAGTTCTATGTTAGCCTCCCAATCCCAACTAGTAAGTCATCACTGCCTTTTGGAGAATTCAATTTCTTGCAAGAGAAGCATCAGCAGCTCAAACTATTTCGAATAAATATCAAGCTTGTTTCGAAGTTGGAAGGCAAGGAATTGAGTCGCTACTTGAGCAAGGAAGGCGATGATTGGATCCCTCTGCCTCAGGATTATCTGCATGCTTTGGATGTTGTTTTGAGAGAGAGTCCAATGGAGAGATGTATACCTGTGGGAAGATCACTGTATTCTAGTTCAATGGGAGGAACTAAAGAAATTGGAGGTGGAGCGGTTGCATTAAGAGGGTTCTTTCAAAGTCTAAGGCCTACTCAACAAGGGCTAGCTCTCAATGTGGATTTCTCTGTGACTGCTTTTCATGAAAGTATTGGAGTAATTCCCTACCTGCAAAAGCGTCTAGAATTTCTTCGGGACCTTcctcaaaggaaaaaaagaagtttggttggtgaagaaaggaaagaagtgGAGAAGGCCTTAAAGAACATCAGGATCTTTGTTTGTCACAGGGAAACTGTTCAGAGATACCGGGTTTTTGGCCTAACTGAGGAAGCTACAGAAAATCTTTGGTTTTCTGACAGGGATGGAAAAAATCTGAGGTTGCTGAATTACTTCAAGGATCACTACAACTACGATATACAATTCAGAAACTTACCATGCTTGCAGATTAGTAGGAGCAAACCATGTTATCTTCCTATGGAACTCTGTATGATTTGTGAAGGCCAGAAGTTTCTCGGGAAGCTATCTGATGATCAGACTGCAAGGATACTTAAGATGGGCTGCCAAAGACCAAAAGAACGAAAAGCCATCATAGATGGAGTCATGCGAGGATCTGTTGGCCCAACAAGGTGATTTCAAAAGTGCTAAAAGAATGCTCCAGCGAAAGTTTTTCTTGAGTCTCTTGAAAGTTcatttaaactaatattttcactcggtctttaggtttttttagattcttcaatCATTTGTTTCTAACTTTGTAAACCTTTTTCTTAACAGTGGCAGCCAGGGAAGAGAATTCAAACTCCATATTTCAAGAGAAATGACACGATTGAGCGGCAGAATTCTTCAACCTCCAAAACTGAGACTTGGTGATGGTGGCCATGTAAGAGATCTCATTCCTTCTCGCCATGATTGCCAGTGGAACCTGCTGGATAGCCATGTCTTTGAAGGAACTAGAATCCAAAGGTGGGCACTGATAAGTTTTGGGGGCACCCTTGATCAGAAGTCCAGCATTCCAAAATTCATAAACCAGCTATCTCAAAGGTGTGAACAATTAGGCATCTTCCTTAACAAGAACACAATGATTAAACCTCAATATGAGCCAACTCAGGTGCTAAATAACGTCTCCCTTCTGGAATCAAAACTCAAGAAGATCCACAGCGCCGCATCAAACAATCTCCAGCTGCTTATATGCGTAATGGAGAAGAAACACAAAGGGTACGCAGATTTGAAGCGAATAGCAGAGACAAGTGTTGGTGTCGTAACCCAATGCTGCTTGTATTCAAATCTTGGCAAGTTGAGCTCACAGTTTCTGGCTAATTTGGCTCTCAAGATCAATGCCAAAGTTGGTGGGTGCACAGTTGCTTTGTACAATTCGTTACCCTCTCAGATTCCTCGCCTCCTTCGTTCCAATGAACCTGTGATCTTCATGGGAGCTGATGTGACTCATCCTCACCCGCTCGACGATATCAGTCCATCTGTTGCTGCTGTGGTTGGTAGCATGAACTGGCCTGCAGCAAACAAGTATGTCTC
This window contains:
- the LOC133695973 gene encoding protein argonaute 7 translates to MEETEESSGNKKCTTKTRTFRGRTNTHKHHYHQYQYQYQYQYHYHYQHQLLQYSNQYGFFNHNQYPGYYPALLPLPPPIPLQLALTPPLPQNHSFISKTQLQKPLCKLNNPPPPPPSPAPPTSSDTKGPAVTTSPAFEGLQQQKNRPLKGDGGRKVMSATTQSLVVARRPDSGGVEGSVITLLANHFPVQFDSSQRIFHYNVEISPNPSREVARMIKQKLVKENSAVLSGALPAYDGRKSLYSPVEFQKDRLEFYVSLPIPTSKSSLPFGEFNFLQEKHQQLKLFRINIKLVSKLEGKELSRYLSKEGDDWIPLPQDYLHALDVVLRESPMERCIPVGRSLYSSSMGGTKEIGGGAVALRGFFQSLRPTQQGLALNVDFSVTAFHESIGVIPYLQKRLEFLRDLPQRKKRSLVGEERKEVEKALKNIRIFVCHRETVQRYRVFGLTEEATENLWFSDRDGKNLRLLNYFKDHYNYDIQFRNLPCLQISRSKPCYLPMELCMICEGQKFLGKLSDDQTARILKMGCQRPKERKAIIDGVMRGSVGPTSGSQGREFKLHISREMTRLSGRILQPPKLRLGDGGHVRDLIPSRHDCQWNLLDSHVFEGTRIQRWALISFGGTLDQKSSIPKFINQLSQRCEQLGIFLNKNTMIKPQYEPTQVLNNVSLLESKLKKIHSAASNNLQLLICVMEKKHKGYADLKRIAETSVGVVTQCCLYSNLGKLSSQFLANLALKINAKVGGCTVALYNSLPSQIPRLLRSNEPVIFMGADVTHPHPLDDISPSVAAVVGSMNWPAANKYVSRMRSQTHRQEIIQDLGEMVKELLDDFYQELNELPKRIIFFRDGVSETQFYKVLKEELQAIREACSRFPGYRPPITFAVVQKRHHTRLFPNETDPSSTQNQFSDENIPPGTVVDTVITHPREFDFYLCSHWGVKGTSRPTHYHVLWDENQFTSDELQKLVYNLCYTFVRCTKPVSLVPPAYYAHLAAYRGRLYLERSECMASMRNASTISRAAPPKAAPLPKLSENLKKLMFYC